Proteins encoded by one window of Microcoleus sp. FACHB-831:
- a CDS encoding DUF4359 domain-containing protein, with the protein MKGLQIFQAIAGVVLVGLGMAMATTNPSQEVYEEFAVAQLSTYLKEEGCTQLPRAFGNAIHRQCTILVDTGRPQIQQMISESTKRQNFIFFSIYQTELSVSSFLPSYQFETLGVFENFYTYQAQKQ; encoded by the coding sequence ATGAAGGGTTTGCAAATTTTTCAAGCAATTGCCGGAGTAGTCTTGGTTGGCTTGGGGATGGCGATGGCGACAACCAACCCTAGCCAGGAAGTTTATGAGGAATTTGCTGTTGCCCAGCTATCGACTTACTTAAAAGAGGAGGGCTGCACGCAGTTGCCAAGAGCATTTGGTAATGCCATCCACCGTCAATGCACAATTCTTGTAGATACTGGACGCCCGCAAATCCAGCAAATGATTTCCGAGAGTACTAAGCGGCAGAACTTTATTTTCTTTAGCATTTACCAAACTGAGTTGTCGGTAAGCTCGTTTTTACCGTCCTACCAATTTGAGACGTTAGGCGTGTTTGAAAATTTCTATACTTACCAGGCGCAGAAGCAGTAG